One Streptomyces dangxiongensis genomic window, GGCGGCGCGCTGGGCGCGGACCCGGTGGCCACCAGCGCCCCCGCCGACTGGCGCACGATGTACGAGACGAACGTCATCGGCACCCTGAACCTCACCCAGGCCCTGCTGCCCAAGCTGGTGGCGAGCGGCGACGGCGTGGTGGTGGTCGTGTCCTCCACCGCGGGCCACGGCACCTACGAGGGCGGCGGTGGCTACGTGGCCGCCAAGCACGGCGCCCACGTCCTCGCCGAGACGCTCCGCCTGGAGATCGTCGGGCTGCCGGTCCGGGTCGTCGAGATCGCGCCCGGCATGGTCCGGACGGACGAGTTCGCCCTGACCCGCTTCGGCGGGGACGCGGAGAAGGCGGCGAAGGTGTACGAGGGCGTCGCCGAGCCCCTCACCGCGGACGACGTGGCCGAGACGATCGCCTGGGCGGTGACCCGGCCCAGTCACGTCAACGTCGACCTGCTGGTCCTGCGCCCGCGCGCCC contains:
- a CDS encoding SDR family NAD(P)-dependent oxidoreductase, encoding MAPAAPSAASRIAVVTGASSGIGAATARQLAAAGYRVVLTARRKDRIEALAEELTAAGHSAVAYQLDVTDREAVDEFATAFRSIGVLVNNAGGALGADPVATSAPADWRTMYETNVIGTLNLTQALLPKLVASGDGVVVVVSSTAGHGTYEGGGGYVAAKHGAHVLAETLRLEIVGLPVRVVEIAPGMVRTDEFALTRFGGDAEKAAKVYEGVAEPLTADDVAETIAWAVTRPSHVNVDLLVLRPRAQASNTKVHREL